The following nucleotide sequence is from Streptomyces pactum.
ACGCCCAGGCGCCGCCGGCCGGCGCGAGCCACAGCCCCGCGTAGCCGCTCAGGCCGCAGGCCCCGAGCGCCACGACGAGGATTCCCTGGTGGCGGAGGCGGGCGGCGATGCGCGGCAGCACGAAGGACAGCGGCACGCCCATCACCATGGTGACGGCCAGCAGGACGCCCGCGGTGGAGGCGGAGACCCCGGCGTCGCGGAAGATCTGCGGCATCCAGCCCATGGTGATGTAGGCGCCGGTGGCCTGGAGGCCGAAGAAGACGGCCAGCGACCAGGCGGTGGCGCTGCGGGCGATCCGGCCGGTGGGCGCCTCCTGGGCCGCGCCGCCGGTGGCCGCGGCGCGTGACTCGCGGTTGGTGCGGCCACGGGCGATGGCGAACCAGGGCAGTACGGCGAGGCCGCCCAGGACCGCCCACATCCCCAGGCCCAGCCGCCAGCCGGCGTCCAGCGCGCCGGTCAGCGGGACGGTGGCGGCGGCCGCCACCGCGGTGCCGAGCGACAGGGCCATCGAGTACACGCCGGTCATCGCGCCGACCCGGTCCGGGAACCAACGCTTGACGATCACCGGCATCAGGACGTTGCTCACCGCGATGCCGGCCAGCGCCAGCGCGCTGACCGCCAGGAAGGCCGCGGTGCCGCCCATCAGCGGGCGCACCGCCAGCCCGGCGGTGATCGCCACCAGCCCGGCGCAGACCACGGTGGCCGGGCCCCAGCGGCGCGCGAGCCGCGGTGCGGCGAGGCCGAAGACCGCGAAGCACAGCGCGGGCACGGAGGTGAGCAGTCCGGCGACGGTGCCGCTCATCCCGAGCCCGTCGCGGACCTCCTCCATGAGGGAACCGAGGCTGGTGATGGCGGGCCGCAGGTTGAGCGCGGCGAGCACCAGCCCGAGGACGACCAGGAGCTGCCGCCCGCCGGCGCCGCCGCCGGCCTCACCCGCGTCCGGGAGGGTGCCTCCGGCCCCCGAGGGGCGGCCGGACGGCCCGGGTACCGCGCCGCGCCCCGGTACGGCCGGACCCCCGTCGCCGGCGGCGGGCCGGGCGGGTGCTGCGGCGGTGTCGCTGAGGGCACGCTGCTCTGTCATGGCGACCATCATAGAATCATGGGATGAATAGCTGTCCACCGCGCCGCCCGCGCGGTCGTCCGGGCCAGCCCGGGGGCGTGCGCGTCCCTGGCGCATGCGCCGTCGAGGCGTGTACCGGTGGTGCGTGCGCCGGCGGCGCACGCGGTGGTGCCCGTACCGGTGACGGGCCCCGGAGCGGCCTCGCGCCGTGCCGGCGTCCGTCGCCCCCGCGTCGCCGGGGTGGCCCCGTGACGGCCTCCGGGCGGCATCATGGGTACGTCCGGCCCCCGAGTGAAGGCCCCAGGCCAGGAGAGTCATGCCGCTGACCTCGCCCCGGCGATCCGCGCTCGCCGACCAGGTGATCGCCCAGTTGCGCGCCCAGATCACCTCCGGTGAGTGGCCGGTGGGCTCCCGCATCCCCACCGAGCCGGAGCTGGTCGAACAGCTCGGGGTGGCCCGGAACACCGTGCGGGAGGCGGTCCGCGCACTGGCGCACAACGGGCTGCTGGACATCCGCCAGGGGTCGGGCACCTATGTCCTGGCCACCAGCGAGCTGGCCGGGGTGATGCACCGCCGGTTCGCCGACGCCCGGCCGCTGCACGTCGCCGAGCTGCGTACCGCCCTGGAGACCAAGGCGGCGCAGCTGGCCGCGGAGCGCCGTACCGAGCAGGACCTGCGGCAGATCGAGGCGCTGCTGGACCGGCGCGAGCGGGCCTGGGCGTCCGGGGACGCGGAGGCGTTCGTGGAGGCCGACGCCACACTGCACCTGGCGATCGTGGCGGCCTCGCACAACGAGGTGCTGGCCGAGCTCTACGCCGATCTGGGCGGGGTGCTGCGGGAGTTCCTGCGCGCGGACGTCGGCGCCGAGCTGCGGCCGGAGGGGTACGTGGACCACGCACGGCTGGTGGCGGCGATCCGGGCCGGTGACGGGGACCGGGCGGCGGCCGAGGCGAGCGAGCACGCCTTCTCCTGCCGGTTCGCCCCCCGCTGAGACCACCGGCGGGCGCGCCGGGTTCCGCGCCTGCCCGTGGGGTCGGCGTACCCGCCCGCGGGCCCGTGCCCGCCACCCGGGTGCCCGGTACCGCGTGCCCGGGCCCCTGGCACGCGGTACCGGGCACCCGGGCCGTTGACGCCCCGGGCCGCGCGTCCGTTTCCCCACCGCCGGGCCGCTCGGCCCCGATGCCCGCGCACCCGGCCCCCTGGCATCCGCCGACCCGCCCGCCACCGTTCGCCCCGGTCAGCCCTCGGACCGCTGCGAGACCCAGGCCTCCCGTATCTCCTTCCAGCAGCGCTGGGAGAGGCGGACGTGCTGGGCGGGCCCGACCTCGACCGGGTGGCTCGCCAGGTCGGGGTCCCACCAGCGGGCGCAGTCCACGTGCAGCTGGACCCGGTCGGCGGCCGGGTCGGGGTTGAAGCAGCTCGCGTGGGCCCGGGAGCCGGTGATCCAGGCGCTGCACGAGGCGCCCCGGCCCGCGGCGCGCGGCGGCCGGTCGTCCGAGGCCGGCGGGGCCACCGTCACGAACGGCGCGACCGTCCTCCCGGACCGCGGGGCCGGGTCCCTGGACCACGGGGCCGCGTCCCCGGAGGCCCCGGACGGCGGGGCCGACGCCGTGAACGGCCGGACCACCGCGACCCGCGGGACCGGGGCTCCGGTCGCCGGGGCGGTCGCCGGGGCCGGGGCCGGGGGGCGACGACCGGGCGGCGGGCGGCGGGCCGTCCGCCGGACGCGGGGGCCGCGGCGACGACCGCGCAGGCCGCCGCCACGGCTGTCGCGGCGACCGCGGTGCGGGACCTCCTGCGCATGGCGAACCTCCTCGGCCGTGCTGCGGCGGGTCCGCCGCGGCTGCACCTCAAGGGGGACGTACACCGACGTACCGGTGCGTACACCCGGGAGGTACACCCGGGACGTACCGGCGCGCCGGGCACGGACGAAAGGTCCGGCCGGCGCCCGTGGGCGGTACGCGCGGTATGGACTCCACGGTGCCGGGCCGCGGCCCCGGCCGCCCCCGGACAGGGCCGAACGGGCGATGCCCCGGCCTCCCGCGGAGCGCGGGGAGGACCGGGGCATCGCCCGTCGGACGCAACCGGCGGCATCGGTGCCGGCTGAGCGGGCCGGCACCGGCACCGGTGAGCGCGGCGGGACGGGTGTCAGACGCCCATCATGTGGACGCCGCCGTCCACGTGCACGACCTCGCCGGTGGTCTTGGGGAACCAGTCCGACAGCAGCGCGACCACACCGCGGGCGGCGGGCTCGGGGTCGGAGATCTCCCAGCCGATCGGGGCACGGTCGCCCCACTCGTCGGCGAGCACCTCGAAGCCGGGGATGGACTTGGCGGCCATCGACTTGATCGGGCCCGCCGCGACCAGGTTGCTGCGGACGTTCTTCGGGCCGAGGTCCCGGGCGAGGTAGCGGGAGGTGGACTCCAGGGCCGCCTTGGCCACGCCCATCCAGTCGTAGACCGGCCACGCGAACTTGGCGTCGAAGGTGAGGCCGACCACCGAGCCGCCGCGCGGCATCAGCGGCAGCAGCGCCGTGGTCAGGGACTTCAGCGAGTACGCCGAGACGTGCACCGCCGTGGAGACGTCCTCCCAGCTCGCCTCCAGGAAGTTGAAGGCGCCCTGCGGGCCGAAGGCGATCGAGTGCACGATGCCGTCCAGGTCCACGCCCTCGCCCAGGTGCTCGCGCACCCGGTCCGCGATGGTGTCGAGGTGCTCCTGGTTGGTGACGTCCAGCTCGATGACCGGGGCGGGCTTGGGCAGCCGCTTGGCGATCCGCTCCACCAGCGTCAGCCGGCCGAAGCCGGTGAGGATGACCTCGGCGCCCTCCTCCTGGGCGAGCCTGGCGGCGTGGAAGCCGATCGAGGCGTCGGTGATGACACCGGTGACCAGGATGCGCTTGCCGGCGAGAATTCCACTCATGACGTTCAGTGACCCATGCCCAATCCGCCGTCTACGGGGATGACGGCTCCAGTGATGTACGCGGCCTCGTCGGAGGCCAGGAAGCGGACCGCGGAGGCGATCTCCTCGGGCTGCGCGTAGCGGGCCAGCGGCACCTGCTTCACGATGCCCTCCCGCTGCTCGTCGCTGAGCACGCGGGTCATGTCGGTGTCCACGAAGCCGGGCGCGACGACGTTGACGGTGATGTTGCGCGAGCCCAGCTCCCGGGCGAGGGAGCGGGCGAAACCGACGAGCCCGGCCTTGGAGGCGGCGTAGTTCGCCTGCCCCGCGGAGCCGAGGAGGCCCACCACCGAGGAGATCAGCACGACCCGGCCCTTGCGGGCCCGCAGCATGGCGCGGTTGGCGCGCTTCACCACCCGGAAGGTGCCGGTCAGGTTGGTGTCCAGGACGGTGCTGAAGTCCTCCTCGGACATCCGCATCAGCAGCTGGTCGCGGGTGACGCCGGCGTTGGCCACCAGCACCTCGACCGCGCCCTGCTTCTCCTCGATCTCCTTGTAGGCCTGCTCCACCTGCTCGGGGTCGGTGATGTCGCACCGCACGGCGAGGAAGCCCGCGGGCGGCTCGCCGGACCGGTAGGTGATGGCGACGTTGTCGCCCGCGTCGGCGAACGCTCGGGCGATGGCGAGGCCGATGCCCCGGTTTCCTCCGGTGACGAGAACCGAGCGGCTCAATGGAGCACCCTTTCGATAGCGGTCGTGGTACTCCCGCAAACTATCGGTCCGCGGCGGCCGCCGGAGAATCCACCCCCCACAGTGGCTTCCGGACAGCACTGTCGGATTCCTACAGAAAGCGCCCCCGGCGGCCCGGCCCGTGCCCCGGCGCCGCGCCGTGGCCGGCTCCCGCGGGGACGGGTGGCCCGCTGCCCGCCCGGTGCGGTTTATTCCGCTCTGCGGCGCCCGGCGCCATGATTCACTCCAGCTGACACAGCCCACACAGGTGAAGACGGAACCGGACGGAAGAAGAGGAGGGGCCCGTCGTGCCCCATGAGGTCGATCAGTCGTTCCTGGCACTGCCCTTGCGGGCGCTCGCCGACGCGGCGCTGGCACGCGCCCGGGCCCTCGGTGCCGACCACGCGGACTTCCGCTTCGAGCGGGTGCGCAGCGCGTCCTGGCGGCTGCGGGACGCCAGGCCCGCCGGTTCGTCGGA
It contains:
- a CDS encoding CynX/NimT family MFS transporter — protein: MTEQRALSDTAAAPARPAAGDGGPAVPGRGAVPGPSGRPSGAGGTLPDAGEAGGGAGGRQLLVVLGLVLAALNLRPAITSLGSLMEEVRDGLGMSGTVAGLLTSVPALCFAVFGLAAPRLARRWGPATVVCAGLVAITAGLAVRPLMGGTAAFLAVSALALAGIAVSNVLMPVIVKRWFPDRVGAMTGVYSMALSLGTAVAAAATVPLTGALDAGWRLGLGMWAVLGGLAVLPWFAIARGRTNRESRAAATGGAAQEAPTGRIARSATAWSLAVFFGLQATGAYITMGWMPQIFRDAGVSASTAGVLLAVTMVMGVPLSFVLPRIAARLRHQGILVVALGACGLSGYAGLWLAPAGGAWAWALLLGISNCAFPLALTMIGMRARTSSGVVRLSAFAQCTGYLISIPGPLLVGALYQHSDGWGLPIALMASLMVPQIVAGVLAGRDRTLEDEL
- a CDS encoding FadR/GntR family transcriptional regulator, producing MPLTSPRRSALADQVIAQLRAQITSGEWPVGSRIPTEPELVEQLGVARNTVREAVRALAHNGLLDIRQGSGTYVLATSELAGVMHRRFADARPLHVAELRTALETKAAQLAAERRTEQDLRQIEALLDRRERAWASGDAEAFVEADATLHLAIVAASHNEVLAELYADLGGVLREFLRADVGAELRPEGYVDHARLVAAIRAGDGDRAAAEASEHAFSCRFAPR
- the fabI gene encoding enoyl-ACP reductase FabI, which translates into the protein MSGILAGKRILVTGVITDASIGFHAARLAQEEGAEVILTGFGRLTLVERIAKRLPKPAPVIELDVTNQEHLDTIADRVREHLGEGVDLDGIVHSIAFGPQGAFNFLEASWEDVSTAVHVSAYSLKSLTTALLPLMPRGGSVVGLTFDAKFAWPVYDWMGVAKAALESTSRYLARDLGPKNVRSNLVAAGPIKSMAAKSIPGFEVLADEWGDRAPIGWEISDPEPAARGVVALLSDWFPKTTGEVVHVDGGVHMMGV
- the fabG gene encoding 3-oxoacyl-[acyl-carrier-protein] reductase translates to MSRSVLVTGGNRGIGLAIARAFADAGDNVAITYRSGEPPAGFLAVRCDITDPEQVEQAYKEIEEKQGAVEVLVANAGVTRDQLLMRMSEEDFSTVLDTNLTGTFRVVKRANRAMLRARKGRVVLISSVVGLLGSAGQANYAASKAGLVGFARSLARELGSRNITVNVVAPGFVDTDMTRVLSDEQREGIVKQVPLARYAQPEEIASAVRFLASDEAAYITGAVIPVDGGLGMGH